The genomic region TAAATGTTAACCATAGCTGGTGTGGCTCAGATATTCCTAAAATATTCACTAATCCAGGAATGATAGGGTTTATTATTTTTAAAAAGAAAACATGAAGTGAATGTATTGCCAATTGTATAACAGGTGGTGTTTCTTGTACTGTTTTAAAAAGTTGACCTGCAGCTCTTTCATAACTTGATAAAATATCAACTTGAAAAAAGAATGGAAGAAATAAAAACCTTAAAAATAGACCAATTAGTAGATATTTATAAAAAGAAATTCTATTTTTGCTATTTTCAAATATTTCAGGAGTAACTAATTTTTTAAAAATATTTTTTAACCATTTTATCAATCTATTTTTAAATTTTTCTGCCAATTTTTAATCTCCCTTCATATCCCTATTTTAAGAATTGCATTATTTTAATAATAAGAATTTTTTATATATAAAAATTTTCATCTACTATTTTTTTGACAATATATTCTTTGTGAATTGAATAGCTTTTCTTAAACCACTATATCGCAAATGATATAAAAACCTCTTTATATAATAGTACAAACCTTTTCTTTGTAAACCTTTCTCTGATCCTTCCTTCATTAATAGAACTCCTTCTAATTCTAATTTTTTCTCTCTTACCTTTTTTTCCTCTGCTTCTTTTCTATATGCTGTTTTTATAGGATCATTGCAATAATCAATTAAAGGTTTTACCACTTCCTCCCAATAGAATGTAGGAACAACTCTTTCTAAATTTTCTTTACATTTTTTTATCAACTGATGATTATCACAAAGCTCTTCTATTGCATTTACTAAACCATCTACATCACCTGCATCAACTGTTAATCCTAATTCCTTTTCTTCTACCATTGCACTTAATATATCCCCTTTTGTAGATATTATAGGAAGGTTTGTCCAAATATAATCTAAAATCCTATTTCTAAAACATAATCTTGTTTCAATATGGTCAGGATGAGTAATAATTCCTATATCAGATTCGAGTAAATAGTTTTGCCTTTCTCTATATTCCACCCACCCCTCATAAAAAAATATAAATTTATCCTTTAATTTTAAAGATTTAGATAATTGAAAAGTTTCGTTTAAAAGAGAGAGCTCCTTAACATCGGGATTGGGGTGTTTTACTCCCATAATATATAGCTTTATATCATCTCTCTTTTTTGATATCTTATTAATTGCATAAACTAATGTTAACGGGTCGTACCAATTATATATTCCTCCTCCCCACATTATCACCTTATCTGTGTCTTTGATATTTCCAATAACTCCCTTTAATACTTTTTTTGAATGAAACGGCTTTTTTGATGAGATTCCATAAGGTACAACATCAATCAATCTTCTCAAACTAATATCATTCTTAAATACTATAGGATTTACTCTATATAAAGCAGTTAACAAACCTAACCAATAATCTCTTTGCCTTTCACTTGCACAGGTAAAGAAATCACCATAATATAGTTGTTTTTTTAAATCATTATGAACAGATTTATAAACCTTTTCCCATTCTCTAATAGAAAGATGTGAATATTCTACTAAAGTTGCAATATTAAATGGGTCATATAAGTCCATTATAATGGGTTTATCAGTTTCCTTTAATAAAGGGTACCTGATAAATTGTGTACCCTGAGTCATAATAATATCTGCTCTTTCTACCAATTGTTCAATATTTTTTGAGTCAACTTTAATTAATTCATATTGATCTGGTTCGAAATCAGGTTCATTTAGAATAGCTATAATTACATTGAAATACTCACTTAAAACCTCAGCAAAATTGATACATCTTATTCCGGGACCAGCTAATTTTTTAGCTACAATATCATTAGACAATATCAAAATAGTTTTTCTTTTACTTTTTTGAAAAATGTCATAAACATCAAATGCTTTTAAAATCTGTTGCTGATTCTTCTGATACTCCTCATTTGGAGAAATAGCAAGAAACTCTCCTTTAAAATAGTTAAAAATAACATTATCTGACCTTTTCCTATTAGCTTGAATCCATTCTCTCTTCTGTTTTAGTTTATCAAGATTCTGAATGAATTCTTTTGTGGCTAAAAGTGAGCTACCGGAAAGTCTTGAAAGTTCCTCTTTCTCTTTTACATCTCCTTTATAATTGATTTTATAGCTATCACTGGAAAGTTCTGTTTCTACAAAAACTCTGGAAAGTTGAGTGAGTAAAGAGGAGGAAAATATCTTTCCTAAGTTTTCATCAGAATAATTTTTATAAACTGTATAAAGTGAATTTCTCTCCATTAAGTATCTATGTCTATCATGACCATACCTATATGAAGTTCCATGATGGTGATGATAAACAATTGATTTTGGGGTAAATACAACCTTATAACCTAATATCCAGAGTCTCCATCCAAAATCAACATCTTCGTAATAAGCAAAAAAATCCTCATCAAATCCACCAACATTTAAAAATACTTCCTTATCTACAAGCATTGAACTACCATTTACAAATAGATAATATTTATCCTCTGTGTACTTATCATGCTCAATTGGAAAACCATAATCAATCTGAAAACCCTTACCTTCAAAATTAACCATAGAACCTACAAAATCTATCTTTTTACCATCCCAACTAAGAACTTTAGACCCAGTACATACTACCTGATTATATTCATAGATTGGTTTTATAAGTTCTATTAACCATTTAGAGTCAACCCTTGTATCATTATTTAGTATTGCAATATATTTCCCACCAGCTGTTTTTGCACCCTGATTTACTGC from Actinomycetota bacterium harbors:
- a CDS encoding glycosyltransferase gives rise to the protein MDFSFSFPNVSIIVVNYNGKKYLKDCLDSINLLDYPKERVETIVIDNGSTDSSVEFIKESYPKVKIIENDKNIGFAPAVNQGAKTAGGKYIAILNNDTRVDSKWLIELIKPIYEYNQVVCTGSKVLSWDGKKIDFVGSMVNFEGKGFQIDYGFPIEHDKYTEDKYYLFVNGSSMLVDKEVFLNVGGFDEDFFAYYEDVDFGWRLWILGYKVVFTPKSIVYHHHHGTSYRYGHDRHRYLMERNSLYTVYKNYSDENLGKIFSSSLLTQLSRVFVETELSSDSYKINYKGDVKEKEELSRLSGSSLLATKEFIQNLDKLKQKREWIQANRKRSDNVIFNYFKGEFLAISPNEEYQKNQQQILKAFDVYDIFQKSKRKTILILSNDIVAKKLAGPGIRCINFAEVLSEYFNVIIAILNEPDFEPDQYELIKVDSKNIEQLVERADIIMTQGTQFIRYPLLKETDKPIIMDLYDPFNIATLVEYSHLSIREWEKVYKSVHNDLKKQLYYGDFFTCASERQRDYWLGLLTALYRVNPIVFKNDISLRRLIDVVPYGISSKKPFHSKKVLKGVIGNIKDTDKVIMWGGGIYNWYDPLTLVYAINKISKKRDDIKLYIMGVKHPNPDVKELSLLNETFQLSKSLKLKDKFIFFYEGWVEYRERQNYLLESDIGIITHPDHIETRLCFRNRILDYIWTNLPIISTKGDILSAMVEEKELGLTVDAGDVDGLVNAIEELCDNHQLIKKCKENLERVVPTFYWEEVVKPLIDYCNDPIKTAYRKEAEEKKVREKKLELEGVLLMKEGSEKGLQRKGLYYYIKRFLYHLRYSGLRKAIQFTKNILSKK